TCCTTTTGATTTCAATTACTTGCATTTCTCATTTTCTACCTAAAGGATCATTGATGCTAAAAATTTCACCATATCTATGATTAAGAATTGAATTATTAATAGTAAAGTTGTTTGTGTGGTTAGCTATTATAAGAACATTTTTATCATCTTTCATTAAGATATTATTTTGAAATAATTTAATGTTTAACTTAACTAAGTCGTTTTGTTTAATAAAATCATTTACTGAATTTTTAAATGTGTAATTTTTAATTGTATTTTCAAAAATTGCACCAATTGAATTTTCATCAAAAAAGTTGTAAATATAATTTACTGGAGTATTTTTATAGTTAATTTTTTTAAGCTCTTCAAAAGGATAATAAGCAACCACAATTTCCGCACTAATAGTGTTATTTGAAATAATATCTTTTCTAATTGCTGGACTAGCAATATAGGCTAAAGCATCACTTTTTAAAATTTCATTTGAAATTAAGTTATATATTTTTTTGCATTTATAATCAAAAGATTTTTCTAATAAAGACATTGAATCAATTTTAGTTCTGTCAATTTTTAAATCTCTAACAGTATTATTTATCATTGCCTCAATTTCATCTTTATTCATTTTAATATTTTCTCTTTTTAATAAATAATTGATCATTCTTCCTCCAAATCATTTAAAAAACCTAATATTTCATTCTTATAATATTTTGAATTATTTATTAAAATTTAATATTAAATAATATATAAACCACATAAAAAATCTCTTTTTAAAATAATTTTTTTACCAAAAAACCTGTTTTATAGTGTTTTTTGTATTTTTGAATTAAAAAAATAAAAATTAAAATATTTCTTTTTTTCTTAATTTATAAGCTTAAAAATTGCTAAAAAAATATTTAAAATTTTTATTTACAAAAAAACTTTTTAATATATAATAATAAGGCATAACTTAACAAATGCCGATTTAGCTCAGCGGTAGAGCAGCTGGCTGTTAACCAGTTGGTCACAAGTTCAATCCTTGTAATCGGCGCCATTTGGTCTGTTGGTGAAGCGGTTAACACACATGGTTTTCATCCATGCATGCACGGGTTCGATTCCCGTACAGACTACCATTTTGGAGAATTAGCTCAGTTGGGAGAGCATCGCCCTTACAAGGCGGAGGTCATGGGTTCGAGCCCCTTATTCTCCACCATGCCGTCTTAGCTCAGTTGGTAGAGCAACTGACTTGTAATCAGTAGGTCGTAGGTTCGAGTCCTATAGACGGCACCATTTATATGCTTTGCTATAGTTAGAAAAGTTTTCTTTTTTTATTTAGATGACTTTTGCAGGTGCAATTCCTTCCAAAAAGCTAGAAAAAGTTGCGCGAGTGGTGAAATTGGCAGACACGCTAGATTTAGGCTCTAGTGCTTTACGGCATGAGGGTTCAAGTCCCTCCCCGCGCACCAAATGCTTTAGCACTTAACTTTTTAATAACATCAACTTTGAATGGTTGGTGTTTTTTTATTAATTCAGCCATATCTTTTAAATAATTTCTTATATTCTCTCTTTCAAAAACTTTACGACTTCCAATTAAATAGAAATTGATATTATTGTCTGGACTAATATTTCATTTAATATAAGAATTGTTGCCACAAAAAATATCAATTGTTATATTTTTTTCAAAATAATCAACTTGCAAAATTTTCAAGTTGTGTCTAATTGCTGCATTTTCAAACATTTTAAAATTAATTATCTTATTTTTCATTTTGCTCCTTTTTATTAACTTATCTTTTTTGTTTATAAAAATGCTAAAAACTGGAAAAATTCAGGAAAAAGAGATCAAAAATACCAAATTTTTCCAGAGATAAAGTTTTTTATTTTCTATTAAAAAGGTTATTTTGAAAGGAGATTAAATGGTTTTATATCGAATCGGAGAAATTGTTTATAAAAATAATCAAAATTTAATTTTTGAAAGTCAAGGAGTAGGTTATTCAATAATCTTTCCAGATCATGCTAGAGTTGAAGCTAAACAAAAAATGAAGTTGTATCTATATGAAATAAGAAACGATTACACTTGATCTTTATATGGATTTAAAGATTTCAAAGAACGCTTATTATTTATGGACTTAATTAATTTAAATGGAATTGGACCAAGAGTTGCTTTTAACATCCTTAACCAAGGATGAGAAAAAGTTGCATCTTTAATTGCTTTAGGTAAAGTAGATCACCTAATTGAAATTCCTTATATTAATCCAAGAATTGCTCGAATTGTAGTTGGCGAATTACAAGACAAATGAGCTAAAATAACTAATACTCAAGATGCACAAAAACAAGTTAAAAATTCAAATTTATTAAGTGAAGCTAAAGAAACATTAAAAATGTTAGGCTTTAAAGCAGCTCAAATTGATTCAGCATTAACTAAAGTTGAATTAAATCAAGATGTTGAATCAATGATTGAAGAAGCAATTAAATTTATTTCTCAAAGTGGTGCTCAAAATGAACAGCTTAATGCTTAGACCAGCTAATTTTTTTGAATTTGTTGGCCAAGAAAAATTAATCTATACATTAAAGACAATGATCGAGGGTTCAAGGTATCGAAAGGAGCCTCTTGATCATATTCTTTTTTATGGTCCACCAGGGACAGGAAAAACTTCTTTAGCTAGTATTTTGGCTAATGAATTAGATACCAAAATACATTATTTACAAGGTGCTCTTTTAGAAAAGAAAAGTGATATTTTAACTGTTTTTGCTAATGTTAAAGAAAATGATATCATCTTTATAGATGAAATTCATAGCATGAATAAAAATGTTGAAGAAATTATTTATAATGCTATGGAAGATTACAAAATCGACATAATTATAGGGCCTGAGGGAAATAGTAAGGTTATGAGAATGAATCTTAAACCTTTTACTTTAATTGGCGCAACTACTAAAATTAACTTATTAACTCAGCCACTTAAAGATCGTTTTGGTTTTATCGCCAGACTTAGTCAATATAATGAAAAAGAAATAGCAAAAATATTAGAAAACAGTGAAATGGTGTTAAATATCAAAAGTGAAAGAGGAGTCATTCCTTTGATTGCAAAATATTCCAAAGGGACACCAAGAGTTGCTAATCATTTATTAAAAAGAATATTAGATTTTTCAATTCAAAATAAAGAAGATGAAATAACTAAAAAGACAACTTACTCAACATTTAAACATCTAGAATTATATGATCTTGGTTTAGGCCGAGAACACATTGAATATTTAAAAGTTTTAAACGAAACATTTGAAAATAAATTTGCTGCAATAGATTCAATTGCTGGTGTTTTAAATATTGATCGAGATATTTTAATTTATGAATTAGAACCACTCTTGCTTTATTTAAAATTAATTGCCAAAGGGCCAAGAGGACGAAAAATTACAACAAAAGGAATAGATTATTTGCTAAAAAATAAGTTAGATATCCATTATTAGTGAATTAATTTTATTTTATTAATATTAAAATTTATATTTGATATATAATTGAAAAGTTATGTGATATAAACTTAAGCCTTTCATGAGAAAAATCTTTAGTTGAAGCAACTGAAAAAGATGAGTTGTTTTAAGTATTACATTAATTTCCACAATCATTGCTATCGTTTGTGGAAGTCTTTTCTATATTTCTAAGAAGCCAAACTTGTCAATTGAATATGGTGGAGGTGTTGAAATCTTAGTTCAAGCACAAAAAAATGGCAAAAAAGTTAACGATAAATATGCCAAGAATATTGCTAACACTATGGATGACCGTTTAACTGGTGGTATTGCATTTAATGGAACTACTGTTAATGTTGAAGGTGATGGGATTTTAAAAATTACTCAAAATGGTAAATTAAGTTCAAAAGAAAAAGAAGAATTAGAAAAAATTGTTTCTTCAAAACCAAATTTAATTCTTACTGATGGCGATATGATTCCTTTATTTGTTAGAGGAAAATTTAATGAATCTAGAGAAAAAATAGATTATTCAAGAATTGAAGATTACATTCCACCTCTTAAGGAAAATGGAGCAAAATTTAAATTTATTCCACCAAGTGAAAAAGGTCGAAGTGGCTATTATGGTATAGATGTTTCTTTAAGAAATAACGCTGCCGCTGACGAATGATACAAGGCTACTGAATATATTACCAAAAATAATAAAGATCCAAAAAAAAGAAAAATATTGATGTGACTTAATCTAGATGCTTTAGTTAAATTTGCAAAAACTGAATATGCATCAGATTGAAAAGAAGCGGGAGAAAATCCATATAATTTTGTTCATATTGGTAATAAAGCGTTAAATGATAAAGGAAAACCAAACGCTTTAAAAGAATATGAGTTTAAAGGAACAAACTACTTATTAAGTGAAGCTGGTCTTAGGGAACCATTGAAAGGTACTCAATTTTTCATTTCAGGTAGATTTAATGAAGCTCAAGCAAAAAAAACAGCAGCTAACATTAATTTTGGTTCAGCAAACTACGATTTAAAAATTTTATCTTCTAACTATATTGAAGCAAGCAAAACCTCAAATTCATTTAGAAGTGCATTGTTAGCTGGAGCAGTTGTCTTTAGTATTATTGCAGTCTTTATGATTGTTAACTATGGATTACTTGGTGCTTTAAGTACAATATCAATTGCTTTATATATGTTCTTAACTTTATTATTGTTCACAGTTTTACGTGGAGAATATTCACCAGTAACAATTGCTGCTTTAATTATTGGTATTGGAATTAGTGTCGACTCAAATATTATTACCTTCGAACGGCTCAAAAATGAGGTTTATGCAGGTGATAGGCTGAAGAAGGCTATGAAGAATGCAAATCATAGGACATTAGGTTCAATTTTAGATGCAAATATCTTAACTTTATTGATTTCATTTGTTCTATTCTTCTTTGGTACTTCAACTATTAAAGGCTTCAGTATTTCACTTGTATTCTCAGTTACATTCATCTTAATTGTTATGCTTATATTTACTAGAGGTTTAAGTGTATTGCTAGTAAATACAGGCGCATTCGACAAAAAACTGTGACTTCTTGGAATTAGACAAAAGAAAATATTAGCCCCTAAAAAAGAAAATAAATTTAACAAATTTGATTTTGTTAAAAATTCAAAATGATTTGGAATTGGTTCATTAATATTTATTGTTGCAGGAATTATTGTTTTTGCAGTATTTGCTGGAATTAATAAAGATTTCTGAGCAGGATTCAACAGATCTATGGAATTTGGTGGCGGAGTTAGAATTTCTATTGAAAGTGCTAATAGTGCTTATGTTAATAGTGATATTTTGGACATTCAAAACAAATTTATGGCTCATATGAATAAATGAGGAATTGATCCGAATAAAATTACATTCCAAATAGTGCCTATGGATTTAGGCAATGGGAACTTCAAACTTCAAATTGAAACTTCTCAAGACTTAAGTAATGTTTTAAGTAAAATTGAAAGTGATGTTGCAACATTCGTTTCTTCAGGAAACAAACCTAGATTTATAGCATATGCAATTTCAACTTCGCGTGCTTTTGACTTACTTAAATACTCAATGATTGCTATAGCTGGAGCATTCCTTGTTGTTATTGTATATACCTTTATTAGATTTAAATGAACTTATTCAATTGCAGCAGTATTTGGCTTATTACATGATGTTTTAATGTCAATAGCATTTATTGTTGTAGCTAGATTGCAACTTTCACCAATTATGATTGCTGCATTATTATCAATTACAGCCTTTTCAATAAACGATACTATTATTGTTTTTGAAAGAATTAAAGAAACAATTAATACTCAATATCATGGTGTTTTCTTATCAAAAGCATTAATTAAAGAAATTGCAAACAACGCAATTAAAGATACATTCAAACGTAGTTTATACACAACATTAACCACTGTAGTATCAATTCTTGTTTTATTAATGTTTGGTAATGCTACTGATTTATCATTCAATATTGTTATGATATTTGGACTTGTTGTTGGTTCATATAGCTCAATCTTTATTTGTACATGACTTTGAATTAAACTTGAAACTAAACGTCAACTTTGTATCAAAAAACGTGCAGATAATAGCTACTGAGTTTTATCTGGATCAGAAGAACAATTATTCCAAGGTATTAATGATTTTACAGCTTAAAAAGAGACAGGCTAAAGCCTGTTTTTTATTTGCCTTCTTATAAAAAATGCTTTTATTTTTATAATTTTTTTATAAAATTATAAGGCACACCAATAAGGAGAAATATGTTTTATTTAATTAAAAAAACAAAAGGAATTTCATCATTTTCTTGTATAAAAACATTTGCTAAAAAAATGAATATTAAAAAAATAGGACACAGCGGAACACTTGATCCCTTAGCCTCTGGCTTATTGTTATGTGCTAGTGAAGATGACACAAAATTAATACCTTATATTAGCCATAAAAGTAAAACATATATCAGTAAAATAATTTTTGGTAAACATACTTCTACATATGATTCTGAAGGTGAAATTACTAACACTTCAGAAGTCAAAATTAAGGAAGAAGATTTAGAAAAAATCAACAAATGATTTTTAAATCAAAAAAGCCAAATACCTCCTATTTATAGTGCAAAAAAGATAAATGGTGTTCGTAGTTATAATTTAGCTAGAAATGGCCAAAAGGTTGAGTTAAACACTCAAAAAATAGAAGTTTTTAACTCAAAAATTTTAAATTTTGATTATCAAAAACAAGAGTTAACTATTGAGTTAGAAGTTTCTTTTGGAACATATATTCGTTCCTTAGCAAATGATGTTGGAATAGCATTCAATACTTATTCCTACATGTCAGAATTAGAAAGAATTAAAATAGGCAAACTAGCTTTAAGTAATACCAAAAATGAATATGAGCAAATTGAAATAAATAACTTATTTGATCTTGACTTTTATAATGCAACAGATAGTGAAATTGAATCTCTTAAAAAAGGTCAAGTTATTAACGCTAACAAAAAATTAAAAGACAATAAATATTTATTAATTAATAAAACAAAAGATCAAAACCTAATATTAGGAATTTTAGAATTAAAAAATAACAATTTAAAAGTTGTTAAATTATTTGGCAACCGATTAGAGGAGTAATTATGAAAAAAGAAGAATTAAAAGAAAATATTAAATTAGCTGCTTTCGATATTGATGGCACAATTTTACCTTATGCTCAACCAGAATTCAGCAATAATATTGAATTAATGTTTAAAAAACTAGAAGAATCAAACATTAAATCAGCTCTAGCCACAGCTAGGGAATTTGTTACTATTGGTAAATTAATGAACAAAGCTTCTAACCTTGATTATTTTATTGGCGCTAATGGTGCTTTTGTTTATGACTGCAAACACAAAGATTTAATTTTTGAACGCACAATTAAATTTGAAGACTTCAAAATTCTTTATGAATTCTTTAACAAATATATTACCTGTGAAGGATTCACGATAATGGATCGTAATTATGGTTGATATTCACCAAAAATGAATATTAATACATGATTCTTATCACCTCATCAAGCCAAAATGAAACCAGTTGATTATGATGCTGTGGAAAAAGACCACCTTCATGTCATAACTATTACAGCTAAAGACATTAAAAGCACAAATGATTGTGCTAAAAAAGCAAAAGAATTAATTGAAAAATACAACATGGATTTAGAAGTTAATTCACAATGAGCAACTGGTGTTTTTGTTAGTCCTAAAGGAATAACCAAATCACACACTTTAGATTGATTAGCTAAATATTTAAAACTAGATTCTAAAAAGAATTTAATTGCTTTTGGCGACAGTTCAAATGACTATGAAATGATTCGAGATGCAGCTTATGGTGTTACTATGGAAAAAGCAAGTGAATACTTAAAAGCTGTGGCTAATGATGTAGCTCTTGATCCAACATCTGATGGAGCTTACTTTAAACTAAAAGAATTAGACTTAATTAAATAATTTAATTTATAATTGAAATATGTCTTTAAAAGTTTATACATTTGATAATATTCCTAAATTTCAAAAACCTATTTTCATAATAGGCTCTTTTGAATCATTCCATTTAGGTCATTATAAACTTTTAGAAAAAGCTCGTGAATTAGCAAAAGAAAGTGAAAAAGAAAGAGACATTGTTTTAGTTTATTTTGAAGATATTGAGAATTTATCTAAAACAAAAAACTTAATTTTTTCAGATGCAAAAAACCGCGTTCAAGAGTTTGCAAATTTAAAAATAAATTTTGCTATAAGCCTGTTTTATAGTCAAATTAGTCATTTAAGTGCCCAAGATTTTATTGATAAATTAATAGCAAATCAAGATGATTATTCTTTTGTAATTGGTGAAGAATTTAAATTTGGCTTTAAACGTTCAGGCAATGTTCAATTCTTAGAAAATCATTACAATAAAGATAAAGTTTTTGCTCAAGAAGTTGTGAGATTAAAAAACAAACAAAAGATTTCAACTTCATATTTAAAAGAATTAATTGAATTTGGAGACATTGATTTACTTAACACTATCAACATGTTTCCTTATAGTTTTAGTGCTAAATTTTCAACTATTGAAAATAAAATTGAATTAAAAAAACATGAACTTTTAATTCCGCTAAGACAAGGTATTTATGCAGTTTTAGTTGAATTAAATAATTACAATTATTATGCATTAATGCAAGTTAATTTTGACACTAAATATTTCATTGAATTCTTAGATTTTAAAATCAAAGAAAACCAAAACATTGATGCTCGAATTAAAGTTTTAAAAGCGATTAGATTCTTTAGAAATAAAGAACTAGAATCAATTAATGAACAAAACAAATTAAATGCCAAAAGCATACTTTTAGATCTTAATAATAATTAGTAAAAAAACAAATTACTTTTATTTTGCATTACTTTTTGCATCTAAAATAAATATTTGGTTTTTTATTTTTATTTATTATAATAATAAATATTTATTTAAGAGGAGAACTATGGCTGTTGGAATTATTGCTGAATATAATCCATTTCACAATGGACATATTAAACAAATAAACTGAGTTAAAGAACATTTTCCAGGTGAAAAAATTGTTGTTGTTATGAGTGATAAATTTAGCCAACGTGGAGAATTAACAGTTGTTCCTTTTAGTATTAGAAAAAAATATGCAAAAAAATATGGTGTCAATAAAGTAATTAAATTGAAATTTGAAGAAACTGTGCAAGCAGCTCATATTTTTGCATACAATGCTGTAATGAAACTTTACAAAGCTAAAGTTGACAAAATTGTTTTTGGTAGTGAAAGTAACAATCCAGATTCAATGCTTTATTGCGCTAAAGTTATGAAAGAAAAACATAATGAATTTTCTTTTGCTTTATTGCAAAAAATGAAAAAATCAGGTTTAAGTTATCCTAAAGCAGTTAGTGAAGTTATGAAAGAATTAGTTGGCGAAAGTTTTGAAATGCCAAATGATATCTTAGGTTTTGAATACATAAAAGTTATAGTATATAATAATTTGCCAATTAAGATTTATACATTAAGAAGAGAAGTTGGTTATCATTCGGATAAAGTTGTAGATGAATTTGCCTCAGCTTCATATTTAAGAAAACTTATTTATCAAGGTCAAGATATTAGAGCTTATAGTCCAATGACTTTTAAAAAAGTACCAAGAACTACAGCTTCACTATATTGAAAATTTCAAAAAATAATGAATCATACTTCACTTAAGAAAATCAAAAGAATACCTTTAATTTCAGAAGGTATTGAAAACTTACTTAAGAAAAATATTACTTATCCAACTTATGAATCATTTGTGAAGCATGTACTTCAAAAAGATATACAGCTCAAGAATCCAAAGAATAATAGCTTGAATTTTAAATAGAAAGTGAAAGAAAACTTCAAATCGAAAAGTTAAAAAAATTATTAAAATTCATAAAAAAGAAGAAACACAAAATATTGAATCAAAGAGTAGATAAAATTAATTTTTCTTTTTTATTGCATTTATTTTTTTAATTAGGAAATTCTAATAAAATTAAAGTATATTCAAGTAGAAGGAGTTTTATGGACTCAACAAATAAGAAAAAAATCCTTGAAGTCCAAGGATTAAAAAAATATTTTTTTAACAACAACAAAATCAATAAAGCAGTTGATAATGTTAGCTTCAATTTATATGAAGGCCAAATTTTAGGTTTAATTGGTGAAAGTGGAAGTGGTAAAACCACTGTTGGAAGATCAATAGCAAAACTATATGATGATTTTCAAGGCCTTTTATTAGTTGATGGTAAATTAATTAACAATAAAAAAATGAGTGAAAGTGATCGTAAATTTTTAAGAAAAAATATTCAAATGATTTTTCAAAATCCTAAAAACTCATTGGATGAACAAAAAAGTATTTATTCAATTTTAAAAGAATCGTTGATAGCTAATAATATTTTAAAAATCAAAACAAAAGAAATCTTTAAAAATTGAAAAAACATCAAAGAAATATTTGATGCAGATTTTTTATTAAAATATCGTACTTTGCAAAAAGAAGGGCTTAACTCTATAAACTGTTTAGCTCAAGATTTTATTAATGAATGAGAAACAAATCAAAAAA
The Mycoplasmopsis fermentans PG18 DNA segment above includes these coding regions:
- a CDS encoding trigger factor-related chaperone; translation: MINYLLKRENIKMNKDEIEAMINNTVRDLKIDRTKIDSMSLLEKSFDYKCKKIYNLISNEILKSDALAYIASPAIRKDIISNNTISAEIVVAYYPFEELKKINYKNTPVNYIYNFFDENSIGAIFENTIKNYTFKNSVNDFIKQNDLVKLNIKLFQNNILMKDDKNVLIIANHTNNFTINNSILNHRYGEIFSINDPLGRKWEMQVIEIKRTVSMPLTNQNIYFLKIPYVTNLITLKNFFFSMTKKQNAIKEVMRYFDSLISELENTNTIIIPDEFINSKISDYTHQYLEKVNPNNRAAIEKSIQEKDQYGKQIIDNAINSARREIVEDIVKKLVYTLEKIKVHDTEVNQELNLSENILFQSNNYYNRNENKNVNTVKEDLINIKIALKLLQLNAPQLFLVIARDAAIAV
- the ruvA gene encoding Holliday junction branch migration protein RuvA; the protein is MVLYRIGEIVYKNNQNLIFESQGVGYSIIFPDHARVEAKQKMKLYLYEIRNDYTWSLYGFKDFKERLLFMDLINLNGIGPRVAFNILNQGWEKVASLIALGKVDHLIEIPYINPRIARIVVGELQDKWAKITNTQDAQKQVKNSNLLSEAKETLKMLGFKAAQIDSALTKVELNQDVESMIEEAIKFISQSGAQNEQLNA
- the ruvB gene encoding Holliday junction branch migration DNA helicase RuvB — protein: MNSLMLRPANFFEFVGQEKLIYTLKTMIEGSRYRKEPLDHILFYGPPGTGKTSLASILANELDTKIHYLQGALLEKKSDILTVFANVKENDIIFIDEIHSMNKNVEEIIYNAMEDYKIDIIIGPEGNSKVMRMNLKPFTLIGATTKINLLTQPLKDRFGFIARLSQYNEKEIAKILENSEMVLNIKSERGVIPLIAKYSKGTPRVANHLLKRILDFSIQNKEDEITKKTTYSTFKHLELYDLGLGREHIEYLKVLNETFENKFAAIDSIAGVLNIDRDILIYELEPLLLYLKLIAKGPRGRKITTKGIDYLLKNKLDIHY
- the secDF gene encoding protein translocase subunit SecDF produces the protein MWYKLKPFMRKIFSWSNWKRWVVLSITLISTIIAIVCGSLFYISKKPNLSIEYGGGVEILVQAQKNGKKVNDKYAKNIANTMDDRLTGGIAFNGTTVNVEGDGILKITQNGKLSSKEKEELEKIVSSKPNLILTDGDMIPLFVRGKFNESREKIDYSRIEDYIPPLKENGAKFKFIPPSEKGRSGYYGIDVSLRNNAAADEWYKATEYITKNNKDPKKRKILMWLNLDALVKFAKTEYASDWKEAGENPYNFVHIGNKALNDKGKPNALKEYEFKGTNYLLSEAGLREPLKGTQFFISGRFNEAQAKKTAANINFGSANYDLKILSSNYIEASKTSNSFRSALLAGAVVFSIIAVFMIVNYGLLGALSTISIALYMFLTLLLFTVLRGEYSPVTIAALIIGIGISVDSNIITFERLKNEVYAGDRLKKAMKNANHRTLGSILDANILTLLISFVLFFFGTSTIKGFSISLVFSVTFILIVMLIFTRGLSVLLVNTGAFDKKLWLLGIRQKKILAPKKENKFNKFDFVKNSKWFGIGSLIFIVAGIIVFAVFAGINKDFWAGFNRSMEFGGGVRISIESANSAYVNSDILDIQNKFMAHMNKWGIDPNKITFQIVPMDLGNGNFKLQIETSQDLSNVLSKIESDVATFVSSGNKPRFIAYAISTSRAFDLLKYSMIAIAGAFLVVIVYTFIRFKWTYSIAAVFGLLHDVLMSIAFIVVARLQLSPIMIAALLSITAFSINDTIIVFERIKETINTQYHGVFLSKALIKEIANNAIKDTFKRSLYTTLTTVVSILVLLMFGNATDLSFNIVMIFGLVVGSYSSIFICTWLWIKLETKRQLCIKKRADNSYWVLSGSEEQLFQGINDFTA
- the truB gene encoding tRNA pseudouridine(55) synthase TruB, encoding MFYLIKKTKGISSFSCIKTFAKKMNIKKIGHSGTLDPLASGLLLCASEDDTKLIPYISHKSKTYISKIIFGKHTSTYDSEGEITNTSEVKIKEEDLEKINKWFLNQKSQIPPIYSAKKINGVRSYNLARNGQKVELNTQKIEVFNSKILNFDYQKQELTIELEVSFGTYIRSLANDVGIAFNTYSYMSELERIKIGKLALSNTKNEYEQIEINNLFDLDFYNATDSEIESLKKGQVINANKKLKDNKYLLINKTKDQNLILGILELKNNNLKVVKLFGNRLEE
- a CDS encoding YcsE-related riboflavin metabolism phosphatase, which codes for MKKEELKENIKLAAFDIDGTILPYAQPEFSNNIELMFKKLEESNIKSALATAREFVTIGKLMNKASNLDYFIGANGAFVYDCKHKDLIFERTIKFEDFKILYEFFNKYITCEGFTIMDRNYGWYSPKMNINTWFLSPHQAKMKPVDYDAVEKDHLHVITITAKDIKSTNDCAKKAKELIEKYNMDLEVNSQWATGVFVSPKGITKSHTLDWLAKYLKLDSKKNLIAFGDSSNDYEMIRDAAYGVTMEKASEYLKAVANDVALDPTSDGAYFKLKELDLIK
- a CDS encoding FAD synthase, which translates into the protein MSLKVYTFDNIPKFQKPIFIIGSFESFHLGHYKLLEKARELAKESEKERDIVLVYFEDIENLSKTKNLIFSDAKNRVQEFANLKINFAISLFYSQISHLSAQDFIDKLIANQDDYSFVIGEEFKFGFKRSGNVQFLENHYNKDKVFAQEVVRLKNKQKISTSYLKELIEFGDIDLLNTINMFPYSFSAKFSTIENKIELKKHELLIPLRQGIYAVLVELNNYNYYALMQVNFDTKYFIEFLDFKIKENQNIDARIKVLKAIRFFRNKELESINEQNKLNAKSILLDLNNN